In Brienomyrus brachyistius isolate T26 chromosome 14, BBRACH_0.4, whole genome shotgun sequence, the following proteins share a genomic window:
- the dcaf5 gene encoding DDB1- and CUL4-associated factor 5 isoform X1: MKEIKGCGMRSSVGFLSRRKITGQPLMKEEFQRRRLAGCNSLYKKDMLGHFGCVNAIEFSNSGGEWLVSGGDDRRVLLWHMEKALHSCSKPLKLKGEHLSNIFCLAFDSTNRHVFSGGNDEQVILHDVERGETVNVFLHDDAVYGLSVSPVNDNVFASSSDDGRVLIWDTREPPHGEPFCLANYPSAFHSVMFNPAEPRLLATANSKEGVGLWDIRKPRSSLLRYGGSLSLQSAMSVRFNSTGTQLLALRRRLPPVLYELHSRLPSFQFDNQGYFNSCTMKSCCFAGDRDQYILSGSDDFNLYMWRIPKDPDAGEHECRPLVMVTDMFVKLIVLPLFFLGGPGRVVNGAFMILKGHRSIVNQVRFNPHTYMICSSGVEKVIKVWSPYQQPESVGDLEGRVEDKSRSLYTHEEYISLVLNSGSGLSHDYVSQSIQEDPRMMAFFDSLVRREIEGWSSDSDSDLSEGAILQLHARGRRPLRSGRDGGNITAPTGTSPASGQQSDDSSSIVGPHGSEGEYREELEGESWRSGIGHQSMRLMDLVNDSSDSSGFWPDPMPRPRSPSPRNISSLSSHSSSPIGSSSSNTSSSTSSSETEEEERRRARTRQRNATRRRRMRIPCHKADRSESAQTLYSGVDSCSYPKISLEDSSSSSSLVEAQDSVKIVPQATSSADRDRPHIESRNPYNLSPIPSPDRLGGEVRAIMVTQERESEASPPFSHDENFDKRELRSGKADEVGMITVVSETAKEGQDVDLAQNHTVQSLDSAWGSPRQLEPGINGQKCHDVHDRDLDQNSGSSTSKESDGKLDMQLFNSKTREEKYQGSAVLDTSKGLRLKQTRVQLEGVDSDGSPPEKLFKT; the protein is encoded by the exons GAGGGGATGACCGCAGGGTGCTACTCTGGCACATGGAGAAGGCGCTGCATTCCTGCTCAAAACCTCTCAAACTGAAAGGAGAGCACCTTTCTAACATATTCTGCCTGGCCTTTGACAGCACGAACCGACACGTCTTCTCTGGGG gGAACGACGAACAGGTCATTCTTCATGATGTGGAGAG GGGTGAAACAGTGAACGTGTTTTTACATGATGATGCAGTCTACGGATTGTCTGTCAGCCCAGTTAATGACAACGTGTTTGCCAGCTCTTCTGATGATGGCCGTGTACTTATATGGGATACACGTGAACCACCGCATGGAG AACCTTTTTGTTTGGCAAACTACCCATCTGCATTCCACAGTGTGATGTTTAACCCAGCAGAACCCAGACTACTGGCCACAGCTAACTCTAAGGAGGGAGTAGGATTGTGGGATATTCGCAAACCACGCAG TTCCCTTCTGCGTTATGGGGGCAGTCTCTCTCTCCAAAGTGCCATGAGTGTGCGCTTCAACAGCACAGGCACCCAGCTGTTGGCCCTGCGTCGCCGTCTTCCTCCTGTCTTGTATGAGCTGCATTCTCGTTTGCCCAGCTTTCAGTTTGACAACCAAGGCTACTTCAACTCCTGCACCATGAAAAGCTGCTGCTTCGCTGGCGATCGAGACCAG TACATCCTGTCAGGGTCTGACGACTTCAATCTCTATATGTGGAGAATTCCTAAAGACCCAGATGCAGGTGAGCATGAGTGTAGGCCTCTTGTTATGGTTACTGACATGTTTGTGAAACTgattgttcttcctctgtttTTTTTAGGGGGCCCAGGTCGAGTTGTGAATGGAGCGTTTATGATTTTGAAGGGTCACCGCTCTATAGTCAACCAGGTTCGATTTAACCCCCACACGTATATGATCTGTTCTTCAGGTGTGGAAAAAGTAATCAAG GTGTGGAGTCCATACCAGCAGCCTGAAAGTGTAGGAGACCTTGAAGGGCGTGTGGAGGACAAGTCTCGCAGTTTGTACACTCATGAGGAGTATATCAGCTTGGTCCTCAACAGTGGGAGTGGCTTGTCCCATGACTATGTCAGTCAGTCCATTCAGGAAGATCCTCGCATGATGGCCTTCTTTGATTCACTGGTGCGGCGGGAAATCGAGGGCTGGAGCTCTGACTCGGACAGTGACTTGAGTGAGGGTGCCATCCTACAGCTTCATGCACGAGGGCGACGCCCACTGAGATCTGGTCGAGATGGAGGGAACATCACTGCCCCCACAGGGACCTCTCCTGCCTCAGGCCAACAGAGTGATGACTCCTCTTCCATAGTGGGACCCCATGGGTCAGAGGGAGAGTATAGAGAGGAACTGGAGGGGGAATCTTGGCGAAGTGGGATAGGCCATCAGTCAATGCGATTGATGGATTTGGTCAACGACTCATCAGATTCCAGTGGGTTCTGGCCTGACCCAATGCCCAGACCACGTTCTCCTAGCCCAAGAAACATCTCCAGTTTGTCTAGTCATAGCAGCTCCCCAATTGGGTCAAGCTCCTCAAACACCTCCAGCTCCACTTCTAGTAGTGAAACGGAAGAAGAGGAGCGCCGGAGAGCCAGAACCCGTCAGCGGAATGCCACTAGGAGACGACGCATGCGAATCCCTTGCCACAAAGCGGATCGCTCGGAGTCAGCGCAAACACTATACTCAGGGGTGGATTCTTGCAGTTACCCAAAGATTTCCCTTGAggattcatcatcatcatcttctttGGTTGAGGCACAAGATTCAGTGAAGATTGTGCCCCAAGCGACTTCCTCCGCAGACAGGGACAGGCCTCATATTGAGTCAAGAAACCCATACAACTTAAGCCCCATTCCCTCACCAGATAGACTGGGGGGTGAGGTGAGAGCAATCATGGTGACACAGGAGCGAGAATCTGAAGCATCGCCTCCCTTTTCCCATGATGAAAACTTTGATAAGAGAGAGCTCAGGAGTGGGAAAGCAGATGAAGTGGGAATGATCACTGTAGTCTCAGAGACTGCAAAGGAAGGGCAGGATGTTGATCTGGCTCAGAATCACACCGTTCAGTCTTTAGACAGTGCTTGGGGCTCCCCACGGCAGCTGGAGCCAGGGATAAATGGGCAGAAATGCCATGATGTACACGATAGGGACTTGGACCAGAACTCTGGGTCGTCTACATCAAAAGAGAGCGACGGTAAACTTGACATGCAACTTTTTAACTCTAAAACCCGGGAAGAAAAATATCAAGGATCAGCTGTACTGGACACTTCTAAGGGTCTACGCCTGAAACAGACTCGAGTCCAGCTAGAGGGAGTCGATTCTGATGGCTCACCCCCAGAAAAGTTATTCAAGACGTGA
- the dcaf5 gene encoding DDB1- and CUL4-associated factor 5 isoform X2 encodes MKEIKGCGMRSSVGFLSRRKITGQPLMKEEFQRRRLAGCNSLYKKDMLGHFGCVNAIEFSNSGGEWLVSGGDDRRVLLWHMEKALHSCSKPLKLKGEHLSNIFCLAFDSTNRHVFSGGNDEQVILHDVERGETVNVFLHDDAVYGLSVSPVNDNVFASSSDDGRVLIWDTREPPHGEPFCLANYPSAFHSVMFNPAEPRLLATANSKEGVGLWDIRKPRSSLLRYGGSLSLQSAMSVRFNSTGTQLLALRRRLPPVLYELHSRLPSFQFDNQGYFNSCTMKSCCFAGDRDQYILSGSDDFNLYMWRIPKDPDAGGPGRVVNGAFMILKGHRSIVNQVRFNPHTYMICSSGVEKVIKVWSPYQQPESVGDLEGRVEDKSRSLYTHEEYISLVLNSGSGLSHDYVSQSIQEDPRMMAFFDSLVRREIEGWSSDSDSDLSEGAILQLHARGRRPLRSGRDGGNITAPTGTSPASGQQSDDSSSIVGPHGSEGEYREELEGESWRSGIGHQSMRLMDLVNDSSDSSGFWPDPMPRPRSPSPRNISSLSSHSSSPIGSSSSNTSSSTSSSETEEEERRRARTRQRNATRRRRMRIPCHKADRSESAQTLYSGVDSCSYPKISLEDSSSSSSLVEAQDSVKIVPQATSSADRDRPHIESRNPYNLSPIPSPDRLGGEVRAIMVTQERESEASPPFSHDENFDKRELRSGKADEVGMITVVSETAKEGQDVDLAQNHTVQSLDSAWGSPRQLEPGINGQKCHDVHDRDLDQNSGSSTSKESDGKLDMQLFNSKTREEKYQGSAVLDTSKGLRLKQTRVQLEGVDSDGSPPEKLFKT; translated from the exons GAGGGGATGACCGCAGGGTGCTACTCTGGCACATGGAGAAGGCGCTGCATTCCTGCTCAAAACCTCTCAAACTGAAAGGAGAGCACCTTTCTAACATATTCTGCCTGGCCTTTGACAGCACGAACCGACACGTCTTCTCTGGGG gGAACGACGAACAGGTCATTCTTCATGATGTGGAGAG GGGTGAAACAGTGAACGTGTTTTTACATGATGATGCAGTCTACGGATTGTCTGTCAGCCCAGTTAATGACAACGTGTTTGCCAGCTCTTCTGATGATGGCCGTGTACTTATATGGGATACACGTGAACCACCGCATGGAG AACCTTTTTGTTTGGCAAACTACCCATCTGCATTCCACAGTGTGATGTTTAACCCAGCAGAACCCAGACTACTGGCCACAGCTAACTCTAAGGAGGGAGTAGGATTGTGGGATATTCGCAAACCACGCAG TTCCCTTCTGCGTTATGGGGGCAGTCTCTCTCTCCAAAGTGCCATGAGTGTGCGCTTCAACAGCACAGGCACCCAGCTGTTGGCCCTGCGTCGCCGTCTTCCTCCTGTCTTGTATGAGCTGCATTCTCGTTTGCCCAGCTTTCAGTTTGACAACCAAGGCTACTTCAACTCCTGCACCATGAAAAGCTGCTGCTTCGCTGGCGATCGAGACCAG TACATCCTGTCAGGGTCTGACGACTTCAATCTCTATATGTGGAGAATTCCTAAAGACCCAGATGCAG GGGGCCCAGGTCGAGTTGTGAATGGAGCGTTTATGATTTTGAAGGGTCACCGCTCTATAGTCAACCAGGTTCGATTTAACCCCCACACGTATATGATCTGTTCTTCAGGTGTGGAAAAAGTAATCAAG GTGTGGAGTCCATACCAGCAGCCTGAAAGTGTAGGAGACCTTGAAGGGCGTGTGGAGGACAAGTCTCGCAGTTTGTACACTCATGAGGAGTATATCAGCTTGGTCCTCAACAGTGGGAGTGGCTTGTCCCATGACTATGTCAGTCAGTCCATTCAGGAAGATCCTCGCATGATGGCCTTCTTTGATTCACTGGTGCGGCGGGAAATCGAGGGCTGGAGCTCTGACTCGGACAGTGACTTGAGTGAGGGTGCCATCCTACAGCTTCATGCACGAGGGCGACGCCCACTGAGATCTGGTCGAGATGGAGGGAACATCACTGCCCCCACAGGGACCTCTCCTGCCTCAGGCCAACAGAGTGATGACTCCTCTTCCATAGTGGGACCCCATGGGTCAGAGGGAGAGTATAGAGAGGAACTGGAGGGGGAATCTTGGCGAAGTGGGATAGGCCATCAGTCAATGCGATTGATGGATTTGGTCAACGACTCATCAGATTCCAGTGGGTTCTGGCCTGACCCAATGCCCAGACCACGTTCTCCTAGCCCAAGAAACATCTCCAGTTTGTCTAGTCATAGCAGCTCCCCAATTGGGTCAAGCTCCTCAAACACCTCCAGCTCCACTTCTAGTAGTGAAACGGAAGAAGAGGAGCGCCGGAGAGCCAGAACCCGTCAGCGGAATGCCACTAGGAGACGACGCATGCGAATCCCTTGCCACAAAGCGGATCGCTCGGAGTCAGCGCAAACACTATACTCAGGGGTGGATTCTTGCAGTTACCCAAAGATTTCCCTTGAggattcatcatcatcatcttctttGGTTGAGGCACAAGATTCAGTGAAGATTGTGCCCCAAGCGACTTCCTCCGCAGACAGGGACAGGCCTCATATTGAGTCAAGAAACCCATACAACTTAAGCCCCATTCCCTCACCAGATAGACTGGGGGGTGAGGTGAGAGCAATCATGGTGACACAGGAGCGAGAATCTGAAGCATCGCCTCCCTTTTCCCATGATGAAAACTTTGATAAGAGAGAGCTCAGGAGTGGGAAAGCAGATGAAGTGGGAATGATCACTGTAGTCTCAGAGACTGCAAAGGAAGGGCAGGATGTTGATCTGGCTCAGAATCACACCGTTCAGTCTTTAGACAGTGCTTGGGGCTCCCCACGGCAGCTGGAGCCAGGGATAAATGGGCAGAAATGCCATGATGTACACGATAGGGACTTGGACCAGAACTCTGGGTCGTCTACATCAAAAGAGAGCGACGGTAAACTTGACATGCAACTTTTTAACTCTAAAACCCGGGAAGAAAAATATCAAGGATCAGCTGTACTGGACACTTCTAAGGGTCTACGCCTGAAACAGACTCGAGTCCAGCTAGAGGGAGTCGATTCTGATGGCTCACCCCCAGAAAAGTTATTCAAGACGTGA